The stretch of DNA TTACAACACCAGAAAACGTATCCTTAAATATGCTTGTTTTTTTGTCTTCGCCTCAATATGAGGGGCACACCAAATGAACTGAGGAGTTTGCTATGAAAATTAAAATTGCAATTAATGGGTTTGGCCGCATTGGGCGTTTGGCGCTTCGAAATATGGTGAACAATCCCAACCTGGAATGCGTTGCCATCAACGATTTGGTCGCCAGCAAAACCTTGGCGCATCTGCTCAAGTACGATTCGGCGCATGGCATTTTTCAAGGTGAAGTGAATCACAATGCCGAAAGCCTTGTTGTAAATGGAAAAAATATTCCAGTCTTAGCAGAACGAGATCCTGCTGCGCTTCCATGGAAACAGCTTGGCGTTGATGTGGTGCTTGAGTGCACTGGATTTTTTACTTCTGAAGAAGCTGCGGGAAAACACCTTCAAGCTGGTGCAAAAAAAGTGATCATCTCTGCACCTGCAAAAGGAAATGTTCCCACTTTTGTGATTGGCGTAAATCACGAAACCTACGATGCAAAAAAACATCATGTCGTCTCAAACGCAAGCTGCACCACCAATTGCTTGGCACCGCTTGCAAAAGTGTTGCACGAAACGTTTGGAATTGAGCACGGCTTCATGACCACCATTCATTCTTACACCAACGATCAGTCCATTGTGGATGCTCCGCATTCAGATTTACGCCGCGCACGTGCTGCTGCAGTTTCGCAAATTCCAACTACAACAGGCGCCGCAAAAGCAGTTGGGCTCGTGCTCCCAGAGCTTGCTGGAAAATTAGATGGCATGGCTATTCGTGTTCCAACCGTAAATGTTTCGTGTGTTGATTTGGTTGCAACCCTAAAAAAAGAAGCGAGCGCAGAAGAAATAAATGCCGCTTTGAAAAAAGCAAGTGAAGGAAGCTTGAAAAATATTTTAGGCTACTGTGAGGAACCGCTTGTGTCCGTTGACTTTATGGGCAATCCCCTTTCTTCAGTAATTGATGCAGCTTCCACCAAAAGCATGGGCAAGCTCGTAAAAGTACTGTCGTGGTACGACAACGAAGCAGGCTTTAGCAACCGCATTCTTCAACTTGCAGACTATATGGGCAAGCAGTTGTAACGTTTTGTCATTGTGAACGAAGTGAAACAATCTCCTCTGACAATTGATCGAGGGGTTCCTTTCAGCCAGAGACAGACGCAGCGTTCCACTCAGGATGACGGCAAAGTGTTTGA from Deltaproteobacteria bacterium CG11_big_fil_rev_8_21_14_0_20_42_23 encodes:
- the gap gene encoding type I glyceraldehyde-3-phosphate dehydrogenase, yielding MKIKIAINGFGRIGRLALRNMVNNPNLECVAINDLVASKTLAHLLKYDSAHGIFQGEVNHNAESLVVNGKNIPVLAERDPAALPWKQLGVDVVLECTGFFTSEEAAGKHLQAGAKKVIISAPAKGNVPTFVIGVNHETYDAKKHHVVSNASCTTNCLAPLAKVLHETFGIEHGFMTTIHSYTNDQSIVDAPHSDLRRARAAAVSQIPTTTGAAKAVGLVLPELAGKLDGMAIRVPTVNVSCVDLVATLKKEASAEEINAALKKASEGSLKNILGYCEEPLVSVDFMGNPLSSVIDAASTKSMGKLVKVLSWYDNEAGFSNRILQLADYMGKQL